The following coding sequences lie in one Polynucleobacter sp. HIN7 genomic window:
- a CDS encoding DSD1 family PLP-dependent enzyme: protein MAPWKAARVGDHIDQIDTPALVLELDAFERNMSRLQDAVSSAGVRLRPHAKSHKCPEIALRQIQMGAVGICCQKVSEAAVFVDAGISDILITNQVVGEKKVAHALDLAARARIGVLVDHEDQISAFARASAERQIPIDIYLEIDVGMGRCGVVSIERAVAMAQQIDAAPYLNFMGLQCYHGSAQHYRLPEERQQAITAVCAKAAAAKAAIEGVGIQVERISGAGTGSVMLESHSKLFNEVQAGSYILMDRDYATNQRDPNDLPFEHALFVKTAVLSHPSANRAVVDAGLKASSVDSGMPVVWKRTDAKYLKASDEHGVLELAPDSTLGLGDYLLLVPGHCDPTVNLYDELIAIRGDRVEAIWPVAARGALL from the coding sequence ATGGCACCCTGGAAAGCAGCACGCGTTGGTGATCACATTGATCAGATTGATACTCCTGCTTTAGTTCTAGAACTTGATGCCTTTGAGCGCAATATGAGTCGCTTACAAGATGCAGTCTCGAGTGCTGGGGTGCGCTTACGCCCTCACGCCAAGAGCCATAAATGCCCGGAAATTGCATTACGTCAGATTCAGATGGGTGCAGTGGGCATCTGTTGCCAGAAAGTCAGTGAGGCGGCGGTCTTTGTGGATGCGGGTATATCGGATATCTTGATTACCAATCAAGTGGTGGGTGAGAAAAAAGTAGCACATGCGCTTGACTTAGCTGCACGCGCACGCATTGGTGTGCTGGTTGATCATGAAGATCAAATCAGTGCTTTTGCACGTGCTAGCGCAGAGCGCCAAATCCCGATTGATATCTATCTTGAGATTGATGTAGGTATGGGTCGTTGCGGTGTGGTTTCGATTGAGCGTGCGGTCGCAATGGCTCAACAAATTGATGCTGCGCCCTACTTAAACTTTATGGGTCTGCAGTGTTATCACGGTAGTGCCCAGCACTACCGACTACCTGAGGAGCGCCAACAAGCCATTACAGCAGTCTGTGCCAAAGCAGCCGCTGCCAAAGCGGCGATTGAGGGAGTGGGAATTCAGGTGGAGCGTATCTCGGGCGCAGGTACTGGCTCGGTCATGCTCGAGAGTCACTCCAAACTGTTTAATGAAGTACAAGCGGGTTCTTACATCTTGATGGATCGTGATTACGCAACCAATCAACGCGATCCTAACGATCTACCCTTTGAGCATGCCTTGTTTGTGAAGACTGCTGTTCTCAGTCATCCAAGCGCTAATCGCGCAGTGGTCGATGCTGGCTTGAAAGCGTCGAGTGTGGACTCTGGGATGCCAGTGGTGTGGAAGCGCACCGATGCGAAATATTTGAAGGCCTCTGATGAGCATGGAGTTCTGGAACTTGCACCAGATTCAACCTTGGGCCTTGGCGACTATCTACTTTTGGTTCCCGGGCATTGCGACCCGACCGTCAATCTCTATGATGAGTTAATTGCGATTCGTGGAGATCGGGTCGAAGCCATCTGGCCTGTAGCGGCACGCGGCGCACTCCTTTAA
- a CDS encoding patatin-like phospholipase family protein, producing MTSSNRRQFLQSSALGMAASVTGTSALAQTSNACSKAVAEAKAQDAKNIQASTANWNDGLAHPIPYKNPPGKGKDRALVLGGGSEYMSSFLVGYFHAMLTNGVNLRLADIVVGSSAGALLGSALLGGRLDLFSAEFNLLADYPKIMAKFVPTNKFSPSQERVMKMGIEAKDGNPATIQAIGHAAMAAKSIPQDKFETNIKVFLGDLKKIPPKMYITTIDCYTAERLVIAPDSGVSVATAVAASASAPGVTGPTWVKDRVCMDGTIGPTETHCDIVAGSKRALVFALADTIAQEKAGLRLNHLPNTILQEVKDLEAGGTKTKLVVVGMLPGRKTLSVVDPGIMAPAIKYGYDRGMQDLPEMKKFWA from the coding sequence ATGACATCATCGAACCGTCGCCAATTTCTACAAAGCTCTGCACTCGGGATGGCCGCATCTGTTACTGGGACATCTGCGTTAGCGCAGACCAGTAATGCATGTAGCAAAGCTGTAGCGGAGGCGAAGGCGCAGGATGCTAAAAATATTCAGGCATCGACTGCGAACTGGAATGATGGACTAGCACATCCCATTCCATACAAGAACCCCCCGGGCAAAGGTAAAGATCGCGCACTCGTATTGGGTGGTGGCTCGGAGTACATGAGCTCATTCTTAGTAGGATACTTCCACGCCATGCTAACGAATGGTGTCAACTTGCGCTTAGCCGATATTGTGGTGGGCTCTTCAGCAGGCGCATTGCTGGGTAGTGCCTTATTAGGAGGGCGTCTTGATCTGTTCTCTGCTGAATTTAATCTCTTAGCTGATTACCCCAAAATCATGGCCAAGTTTGTGCCAACGAATAAGTTCTCACCCAGTCAAGAGCGCGTCATGAAGATGGGTATTGAGGCCAAAGATGGTAATCCCGCCACCATCCAGGCGATTGGACATGCAGCGATGGCAGCTAAATCAATTCCCCAGGATAAGTTCGAGACCAATATCAAAGTATTTTTGGGCGATCTCAAAAAGATTCCGCCTAAGATGTACATCACCACGATTGATTGCTACACCGCCGAGCGTTTAGTGATTGCTCCGGATTCTGGTGTATCAGTTGCAACCGCGGTTGCTGCTAGCGCATCTGCCCCTGGGGTGACCGGCCCGACTTGGGTAAAAGATCGCGTCTGCATGGATGGCACGATTGGCCCCACTGAAACCCATTGCGATATCGTCGCTGGTTCGAAGCGCGCCTTGGTATTTGCCTTGGCCGATACGATTGCGCAAGAGAAGGCTGGTTTGCGCCTCAATCACCTACCCAATACCATTTTGCAAGAGGTGAAAGACTTGGAAGCTGGTGGTACCAAGACTAAATTGGTTGTGGTTGGCATGTTGCCTGGTCGTAAGACATTAAGCGTAGTGGATCCTGGCATCATGGCACCCGCGATTAAGTACGGCTACGATCGTGGCATGCAAGATCTCCCAGAAATGAAAAAGTTCTGGGCGTAA
- a CDS encoding alpha-keto acid decarboxylase family protein, translating to MASNAPTVAEYVVNRLADLGIDRVFGVPGDYSFPFDDAIESCDRVEWIVCANELNAAYAADGYARIQGAAILSTTYGVGELSAINGVMGAKAQRLPIFHIVGAPSTQIQRQGLITHHTLGDGVYNNFRYLSEAACCVSAYLTPDNAIAEMERVIREALRLSAPAYITVPMDLAKMPVIGKPVKGTLLANIERASSDPASLEAAVDFIITKIAASKTIVALPTQLLARYGTISSAVEFLNKSKIPFATSPMDKGTLSEAHPSYLGIYNGAGSSPSQVKEMVEGADLVLDIGGIIFEDFNTTFWSDTIASAKQLTIGDQFVRMGSTIFTGVAMEDVLQGVTKRIQARARSNPLNPPATPAITKPSDPTTSANFYPRLHALLKSGDVLVVETGTCVLDTTPMRLPDGVGFQTQTLWGSIGWATPAAEGICMANTKGRTILVTGDGSHQLTANEIGVMGRYGIKPIIFVLNNGIYGVENVLSEIGPSYDNLAQWNYAQIPGAMGCNTWFTARVSTVAELDAAIEKVNTSDCASYIEVMIPAAESQPLPEAVQNQIYKTNIPGRSA from the coding sequence ATGGCTTCAAATGCACCAACTGTCGCAGAGTATGTAGTTAATCGCTTAGCAGATTTAGGAATTGACCGAGTCTTTGGCGTGCCAGGCGACTATTCCTTTCCATTCGATGATGCGATTGAATCTTGCGATCGGGTTGAGTGGATCGTCTGTGCCAATGAGCTTAATGCCGCCTATGCCGCCGATGGCTATGCCCGAATTCAGGGGGCTGCCATCTTATCAACCACCTATGGGGTAGGAGAGTTGAGCGCCATTAATGGTGTGATGGGCGCCAAGGCTCAGCGCTTGCCAATCTTTCATATTGTTGGGGCGCCTAGTACGCAAATCCAGCGTCAAGGATTGATTACCCACCACACCTTGGGGGATGGGGTGTATAACAACTTTCGCTATCTTTCAGAGGCAGCCTGTTGTGTATCCGCTTATCTCACACCAGATAATGCGATTGCCGAGATGGAGCGCGTGATTCGGGAAGCATTGCGTCTGAGTGCACCTGCATACATCACAGTACCGATGGATCTCGCCAAGATGCCGGTAATTGGTAAGCCTGTCAAGGGAACACTATTAGCCAATATTGAGCGGGCCAGTAGCGACCCTGCCTCACTAGAGGCCGCAGTTGATTTCATCATCACCAAGATCGCGGCCAGCAAGACCATTGTGGCATTACCCACTCAACTGCTGGCACGCTATGGAACCATCTCAAGTGCAGTCGAGTTTTTAAATAAAAGCAAGATACCGTTTGCAACCTCACCTATGGATAAGGGCACTCTTTCAGAGGCGCATCCCAGCTATTTGGGTATCTACAATGGCGCGGGGTCCAGCCCCAGCCAAGTGAAAGAGATGGTGGAGGGGGCTGATCTGGTCCTCGATATCGGCGGGATCATTTTTGAAGACTTCAATACCACCTTCTGGTCCGATACCATCGCATCAGCTAAGCAACTTACCATTGGCGATCAGTTTGTGCGTATGGGTAGTACTATATTTACAGGCGTTGCCATGGAGGATGTCTTACAAGGCGTGACCAAGAGGATCCAAGCCCGTGCCCGATCTAATCCCTTAAATCCACCTGCAACCCCGGCCATTACCAAACCATCCGATCCAACGACGTCTGCTAATTTTTATCCCCGTCTGCACGCTTTGCTAAAGAGCGGTGATGTCTTAGTAGTTGAAACCGGAACCTGCGTTCTTGACACCACGCCGATGCGCTTACCTGACGGAGTTGGTTTCCAGACCCAGACCTTGTGGGGCTCGATTGGATGGGCTACCCCCGCCGCCGAAGGGATTTGCATGGCCAATACCAAAGGCCGAACCATCTTGGTAACGGGTGATGGCTCCCATCAACTCACTGCCAATGAAATCGGGGTGATGGGACGCTATGGCATCAAGCCCATCATTTTTGTATTGAACAATGGCATCTATGGGGTTGAGAACGTATTAAGTGAGATTGGCCCATCATATGACAATCTGGCCCAATGGAACTACGCACAAATTCCCGGGGCGATGGGATGCAACACTTGGTTCACCGCCCGCGTGAGCACCGTGGCAGAGCTCGATGCCGCGATTGAGAAAGTCAATACCAGCGATTGCGCCTCGTATATCGAGGTCATGATTCCTGCTGCTGAGAGTCAGCCACTCCCAGAGGCAGTTCAAAACCAAATCTACAAAACTAATATTCCAGGAAGATCAGCATGA
- a CDS encoding LysR family transcriptional regulator, translated as MHASFRQLRLFLALVETGSVSGAARRMHVTQPTASMQLKELGENIGEPLFEVISRKVHLTYAGEQLAKSARAMFDEWQSFEQEIALMKGLTKGRLKVAAVSTAKYFIPQMLGDFCKTHPDIEIAFEVLNRDGVVQRLENNQDDLYIMSMPPSHLDIDDEIFMSNPIAIIAAKNHPLSKKKNVELKDLKQEKFIMRERGSGTRMAVDAYFRKKHFSPNIRLELGTNEAVRNSVAANLGIAALSMHSLGDSLSRDIKVLNVQDFPLSSNWHIVSLQGKKLSPLAVSFKAHLLERLTTNVNNGKS; from the coding sequence ATGCATGCAAGCTTTCGTCAACTGCGTTTATTTCTTGCCCTTGTCGAGACTGGAAGTGTCAGCGGGGCGGCTAGACGGATGCATGTCACCCAGCCTACTGCCTCGATGCAACTCAAAGAGCTCGGTGAGAACATTGGAGAACCGCTATTCGAAGTGATCTCTAGAAAAGTTCATTTGACATACGCTGGCGAGCAATTAGCTAAATCAGCTCGTGCCATGTTTGATGAATGGCAAAGTTTTGAGCAAGAGATTGCGCTCATGAAGGGTCTCACCAAGGGGCGCTTAAAGGTAGCTGCCGTCAGTACCGCGAAATACTTTATTCCCCAGATGTTGGGCGATTTTTGTAAAACTCATCCGGATATTGAGATTGCCTTTGAGGTGCTCAATCGCGATGGCGTAGTTCAGCGCCTTGAAAACAATCAAGACGATCTTTACATCATGTCCATGCCGCCATCGCACCTAGACATTGACGATGAAATCTTCATGTCAAATCCAATTGCCATCATTGCTGCCAAAAATCATCCATTAAGCAAGAAAAAAAATGTAGAGCTTAAGGATCTAAAGCAAGAAAAATTTATCATGAGAGAACGGGGTTCTGGAACACGCATGGCGGTTGATGCTTATTTTCGTAAGAAGCACTTTAGTCCTAACATTCGTCTTGAACTTGGAACGAATGAGGCAGTACGAAATTCGGTTGCGGCGAATCTTGGCATTGCTGCGCTGTCGATGCATTCCTTGGGGGATAGCCTAAGTCGGGATATTAAGGTCTTAAACGTTCAAGATTTTCCATTGTCATCGAACTGGCATATTGTGAGTCTTCAGGGAAAAAAGTTATCGCCGCTGGCAGTCAGCTTTAAGGCTCATTTACTTGAACGTCTAACCACCAATGTAAACAATGGAAAATCTTAG
- a CDS encoding sodium-dependent bicarbonate transport family permease, producing MQNLLDPAILFFVFGCFAGLIRSNLEIPRSIAKFLSLYLLMALGLKGGFALAKTGLNPEIALSLAIALAMAFIVPTIGYWFLKDRIAKFDAAAVAASYGSVSAVTFVTAIQFMEQSQLNPNGYMAIALVIMESPAIIMAVLLANMLRHENNTAATSKGPSLKNILHESFTDGAHLLLLGSMAVGYFSGEAGKTVMQPFSGDLFKGMLAFFLLDMGLMVAKNFKEAKNNSLTLIAYASVSPLVHASLALGLCLLCGISLADTILLMVLSASASYIVVPAVLRYAIPEANPSIYFGLSIGITFPINILVGIPLYAWLAQTLVRA from the coding sequence ATGCAAAACCTACTCGACCCCGCGATCCTGTTCTTTGTCTTTGGCTGCTTTGCCGGACTAATTCGCTCAAATCTTGAAATCCCCCGCTCGATCGCCAAGTTCTTATCGCTCTATTTATTAATGGCCCTTGGACTTAAAGGGGGCTTCGCTCTGGCAAAAACTGGACTAAACCCAGAGATCGCATTGAGCCTTGCGATTGCCCTAGCCATGGCTTTCATTGTTCCAACGATTGGCTACTGGTTCTTAAAGGACCGGATTGCTAAGTTTGACGCCGCCGCAGTGGCCGCATCGTATGGCTCAGTCAGCGCAGTCACTTTTGTAACTGCCATTCAGTTTATGGAGCAGAGCCAACTGAATCCAAATGGCTATATGGCCATTGCTCTAGTGATCATGGAATCTCCTGCCATCATCATGGCAGTGTTATTGGCTAACATGTTGCGTCATGAAAACAATACTGCAGCAACCAGCAAAGGGCCCTCGCTAAAGAACATCTTGCACGAATCCTTTACCGATGGCGCCCATTTGCTCCTACTCGGATCGATGGCCGTCGGGTACTTCAGTGGTGAAGCAGGAAAAACCGTGATGCAACCTTTCTCTGGGGATTTGTTCAAGGGGATGCTGGCCTTCTTCTTACTTGATATGGGACTCATGGTTGCCAAAAACTTTAAGGAAGCCAAAAATAACTCATTGACATTAATCGCTTACGCATCAGTTAGTCCACTAGTTCATGCGAGCTTAGCATTAGGGCTTTGCTTGCTATGTGGCATCTCACTCGCTGACACCATACTACTCATGGTGCTATCCGCAAGCGCCTCCTACATTGTGGTGCCTGCGGTATTGCGGTACGCTATTCCGGAGGCAAATCCATCCATTTACTTTGGTCTCTCAATCGGTATCACCTTCCCTATCAATATCTTAGTTGGAATACCGCTATATGCTTGGCTGGCACAAACACTAGTCCGGGCATGA
- a CDS encoding amidohydrolase, which translates to MKKIIYLAITFFSTIATAQNSTVYFNGDILTMRGDTPQYVEAVVVQGNEITYVGNKAKAMTVAGKGPKLVDLNGRTMLPAFIDSWGHFTLIAQNTLGVNLAYFSDNPPKTKAQLIQRLKTEGKPLNGWLIGTGYADPLLSDGPLTLADLDRAFPSQPVLIANISTLTGIANSAGLKKLGITKATKAVSGFIPINPKTGELTGELIGMPYLSAIAQAVGKYSQDLTFQTYQKAEKIYLENGFTTAQSYQAEVSDIQSMQTAIEKGVVSIDLIALPTYDVVDQLLKANPQYPFGRYNKGKQGFKVAGMMVPTDGAPQLRLAYMTKPYLVTTGFDKDWRGFPYNPQSLIDHYAKLAYEKNIQYFAYSNGDAGIDMTLAALDKAIKETGITENRRTVVSHAMFARQDQLKQFKEKQILPIMLINHLWLYGDVYQQIVGPERAANHNPLKWVQNAGLRIGIHNDTPSSGPSALFSMWTAVNRKTVKGTLLGPDQRITPYQALQGFTSNAAYQYKEEGTKGIIAQGMFADLVILNKNPLKVNPDEIKDIQVLETIKQGKSLFKRPI; encoded by the coding sequence ATGAAAAAAATCATCTATCTTGCAATCACATTCTTTTCAACCATTGCAACAGCTCAAAACTCAACGGTGTACTTTAACGGTGACATTCTCACAATGAGGGGAGACACTCCTCAATACGTTGAAGCAGTCGTGGTGCAAGGTAATGAAATTACCTATGTGGGAAATAAAGCCAAGGCAATGACAGTCGCGGGTAAGGGTCCAAAACTAGTTGATTTAAATGGGCGCACGATGTTGCCTGCCTTTATTGACTCCTGGGGACACTTTACCTTGATCGCTCAAAATACCTTGGGTGTTAATCTGGCCTACTTTTCAGATAATCCTCCCAAGACTAAAGCCCAACTAATTCAGCGATTAAAGACTGAGGGTAAGCCATTAAACGGCTGGCTCATTGGAACTGGTTATGCTGATCCACTCTTAAGCGATGGCCCATTGACGCTAGCAGATTTGGACCGGGCATTTCCGAGTCAACCAGTACTAATTGCGAACATCTCGACTCTAACGGGGATTGCGAACTCAGCGGGGCTTAAAAAACTTGGAATAACTAAAGCTACCAAAGCAGTCTCAGGCTTTATTCCAATTAATCCCAAAACTGGTGAATTAACCGGCGAATTGATTGGTATGCCCTACCTAAGTGCTATTGCCCAAGCCGTAGGCAAGTACTCGCAGGATTTGACCTTCCAAACTTACCAAAAGGCAGAGAAGATCTATCTAGAGAATGGTTTTACGACCGCCCAGAGCTATCAAGCTGAGGTGAGTGATATTCAGTCAATGCAGACAGCCATTGAAAAGGGAGTCGTATCAATTGATCTGATTGCCTTGCCAACCTACGATGTGGTGGATCAACTACTCAAAGCAAATCCACAATATCCTTTTGGCAGGTATAACAAAGGAAAGCAAGGATTTAAGGTGGCCGGCATGATGGTGCCTACCGATGGCGCACCACAACTCCGTTTGGCATACATGACTAAGCCGTATTTGGTAACCACCGGCTTTGATAAAGATTGGCGTGGTTTCCCATACAACCCACAAAGCCTCATCGACCATTACGCAAAGCTTGCTTACGAGAAAAATATTCAATATTTTGCCTATAGTAATGGGGACGCTGGTATCGATATGACCCTGGCTGCCTTAGATAAGGCAATCAAGGAGACTGGTATTACTGAAAATCGCAGAACCGTGGTTTCTCATGCCATGTTTGCCCGTCAAGATCAGCTCAAGCAATTTAAAGAAAAACAGATATTGCCCATCATGCTGATTAATCATTTATGGCTGTATGGCGATGTTTATCAACAAATTGTTGGGCCTGAGCGAGCCGCCAATCATAACCCTCTCAAGTGGGTTCAAAACGCTGGTTTGCGGATTGGTATCCATAATGACACGCCATCCTCAGGACCTAGCGCTCTTTTTTCCATGTGGACAGCAGTCAATCGTAAGACAGTGAAGGGCACACTTCTTGGCCCCGATCAGAGAATCACGCCGTACCAAGCGTTGCAGGGTTTTACAAGTAATGCTGCTTATCAGTACAAAGAAGAGGGGACTAAGGGAATAATTGCTCAGGGAATGTTTGCCGATTTAGTCATTCTCAATAAAAACCCATTAAAGGTTAATCCCGATGAAATTAAAGACATTCAGGTTCTAGAAACAATTAAGCAGGGTAAATCTCTCTTTAAAAGACCGATTTAA
- a CDS encoding sulfatase-like hydrolase/transferase produces the protein MSSIENPSRRNALAAGAGILGTSLLPTTNKAAASTLQSQNSQQQQLPAGYNILFILVDQEHFFPQWPFPVPARESLKKRGISFVNHQAASCVCSSARSVIYTGQHIQETGVFDNLNYLWQPDMSTKVKTIGSRLAELGYHAAYQGKWHLSYNLNQQADPAKAPVEQYQKIIASYGFADYFGVGDITDGPQGGYTFDQSTASTVDRWFRTTAQDLRTKKQPWYLAVNFVNPHDAMWINSDLPNQVVQGKKHAVPILPPPNSEIYKASWTNYPLPRSRNQALNAPGRPRAHSIYQTIQDVMLGQWPNEDRRWRLLLDYYFNCIRDCDRQVELVLKSLKDSGLENNTIVIFTSDHGELGGAHQMRGKGTNAYREQNHLPLIVVHPAFAGGKSCNAVTSQLDLTPTIIGFTGKDSASRTKASQGLKGKDFSSLVANPEVAKPDSIRIGSLFNFDMLSYQSPVWAEVTFDYMFAGNVSNKDKVQYLLKNQPNFHTRVAIRSLYDGRYRFTRYFSPLKFNTPTSIEQLLANNDVELYDLVNDPDELNNLAVNPKLSGDLLFALNQNLNLLISQEVGIDDGHFLPIRNGKWYFPPESQR, from the coding sequence ATGAGTTCAATTGAAAATCCATCACGCCGTAATGCTTTAGCCGCTGGTGCCGGGATACTTGGCACTTCATTATTGCCCACTACCAATAAAGCAGCAGCGAGTACTTTGCAATCTCAAAATTCCCAGCAACAACAATTACCGGCTGGCTATAACATTCTTTTCATCCTGGTTGATCAGGAGCATTTTTTTCCTCAATGGCCATTTCCAGTCCCCGCAAGAGAATCCTTAAAAAAGCGAGGAATTAGTTTTGTTAACCATCAAGCAGCGTCATGTGTTTGCTCATCAGCCCGCTCGGTGATTTATACCGGACAGCATATTCAAGAAACGGGTGTGTTTGATAATTTGAATTATTTGTGGCAGCCTGATATGTCAACCAAAGTTAAAACCATTGGCAGTCGTCTGGCCGAGCTTGGTTACCATGCTGCTTATCAAGGGAAATGGCATCTATCGTATAACTTAAATCAGCAGGCCGATCCCGCAAAAGCGCCGGTTGAGCAGTACCAAAAGATCATCGCCAGCTATGGATTTGCTGATTACTTTGGTGTGGGCGATATTACCGATGGGCCACAGGGTGGGTACACTTTTGATCAATCAACTGCTAGCACTGTGGATCGCTGGTTTCGGACCACAGCGCAAGATTTGCGTACTAAAAAACAACCCTGGTATCTAGCGGTCAATTTTGTTAATCCGCATGATGCAATGTGGATTAATTCTGATTTGCCAAATCAGGTAGTGCAAGGAAAAAAACATGCCGTACCAATCTTGCCGCCCCCAAATAGTGAGATCTATAAGGCGAGTTGGACCAACTATCCCTTGCCACGGTCTCGAAATCAAGCATTGAACGCTCCGGGGCGCCCCCGCGCGCATTCCATTTATCAAACCATTCAGGATGTTATGTTAGGGCAATGGCCCAACGAGGATCGTCGCTGGCGACTTTTATTGGATTACTACTTTAATTGCATCCGTGATTGTGATAGACAAGTTGAGCTTGTGCTTAAATCATTAAAAGACTCAGGTCTCGAGAACAATACGATTGTAATTTTTACTTCAGATCATGGGGAGCTTGGCGGTGCTCACCAAATGCGCGGTAAGGGAACCAACGCCTATCGCGAGCAAAATCATTTACCACTCATCGTTGTGCATCCTGCTTTTGCTGGGGGCAAGAGCTGTAATGCAGTGACGTCTCAACTTGATTTAACACCAACGATTATTGGTTTTACGGGTAAGGATTCTGCATCACGAACCAAAGCTTCTCAGGGGCTTAAGGGAAAAGACTTTTCTTCATTAGTTGCGAACCCCGAGGTGGCTAAACCTGATTCCATCCGAATTGGCAGCTTGTTTAATTTTGATATGTTGTCTTATCAAAGCCCAGTGTGGGCAGAGGTCACTTTTGACTATATGTTTGCTGGGAATGTTTCGAATAAAGATAAAGTTCAGTACTTATTAAAAAATCAACCTAATTTTCATACTCGAGTGGCAATCCGTAGCTTATATGACGGCCGTTATCGATTTACACGCTATTTTTCACCGTTAAAATTTAATACACCAACATCCATTGAGCAGCTACTTGCCAATAATGATGTGGAGTTGTATGACTTGGTGAATGACCCTGACGAGTTAAATAATCTTGCTGTTAATCCAAAATTAAGCGGGGACTTGTTATTCGCATTGAATCAAAATCTCAATTTATTGATTTCGCAAGAGGTTGGAATTGATGATGGACATTTTTTACCCATTCGTAATGGTAAGTGGTATTTTCCACCAGAAAGTCAGCGTTAA
- a CDS encoding GNAT family N-acetyltransferase, with protein MKISTPLTLQGKYAALVPLEMAHHDALCDAVRDGELWKLWYTTIPTPEGMAKEIERRLGLQKIGSMNPFCVLDSKGSPIGMTTYMNIDEHNRRVEIGSTWYRKSVQRTAINTECKLMLLTYAFETLNCIAVEFRTHWFNHQSRSGIERLGAKLDGVLRSHQLNRHPDAMNSIRDTCVYSIIASEFPAIKANLSYKLANTFE; from the coding sequence ATGAAAATCTCAACTCCCCTAACCCTACAAGGCAAATATGCGGCTTTGGTTCCGTTAGAGATGGCTCATCACGATGCCCTGTGCGATGCCGTCAGGGATGGCGAGCTTTGGAAACTTTGGTACACAACTATTCCAACGCCTGAGGGCATGGCAAAAGAAATAGAAAGACGCTTAGGGTTACAAAAAATAGGTTCGATGAATCCATTCTGCGTTTTGGATTCCAAAGGCAGTCCTATTGGCATGACAACGTATATGAATATTGACGAACATAATCGAAGAGTGGAAATCGGCTCTACTTGGTATCGCAAATCTGTCCAAAGAACTGCAATTAATACCGAATGTAAATTAATGTTGTTGACGTATGCTTTTGAGACGTTGAACTGTATTGCCGTTGAATTTCGGACCCATTGGTTTAACCACCAAAGTCGAAGTGGCATTGAAAGACTAGGCGCAAAATTAGATGGCGTCCTGAGAAGTCATCAACTAAATCGCCATCCTGATGCTATGAACAGCATCAGAGATACCTGTGTGTACAGCATTATTGCCAGCGAATTCCCTGCAATAAAAGCAAATCTTTCCTATAAATTAGCCAATACTTTCGAATAA